The Aerosakkonema funiforme FACHB-1375 sequence TGCGGGTATGCTTTTTGACAGTAAAAACACCTCTCTCAAACAAGAATACCTTCCCCGTATGAGTAACGGTGAGGTTTTGGTCGGTGTGGGTTTTTCCCAACTGCGACGGTCAGGCGACCCGCTAATTTCAGCTACCCCTGTAGATGGGGGTTATTTATTAGAAGGACAAGTTCCTTGGGTGACAGGATGGGGGATATTTCAATATTTTATTGTTGCCGCTAGTTTATCGGATGGTAGAGCAGTTTTTGGTATGCTTACTTTTGGGGAAACAAAGCAAAGTTTGGGCGGTTACATTAATTTTAGCGAACCGATGCAACTGGCAGCAATGACATCAACCAACACGGTGACGGCAACTATCAAAGATTGGTTTTTGCCAGACGATCGCATACTTTCTATTAAACCACAAAATTGGATACAAGAAAACGATAAAAAGAATGTTTTGCGTGCGACTGGTTTGGTACTCGGTTGCGCTAGGGCGGGACTCGATATTATCGAAGCAGCCGCTATAAATAAGTCGTTTCCTTTTATAGATAAAGCATTCCTATCCCTCAATAACGAATTCGCACAATGTCGAACTACAATTAGAGAAGCTCAACAACAAACAAGCATTGAACTATCAGAAAAGCTACATTTAAGAAGTTGGGCGATCGAACTCGCAGTCCGCATCGCCCACGCCGCCATTACCGTTTCCAGTGGGGCGGCAAATTACAGCCATCATGCCGCACAGCGCGTTTATCGAGAAGCGCTGGTTTTCACCGTTTCCGGTCAAAATACTGCACTCATGGAAGCAACGCTGGAAAGATTAACTCGTTCTCAGACAGTTACTAGAAAAAGCGAACATAAAACGATTACTTACTCGCAAGTAATTCACCTCAGTCACGTCATCGATATTGATATTCCCCAATGGCCGGGAGACCCACCAGTTGAATTTGAAATCGTCGCTGAATTGGAGAAACATGGCTATTATTTACGGCGTTTCTCTATTGGAGAACACAGCGCGACTCATATCAACGCACCCAAGAGTTTTTATGTGAATGGAATGGGGATCGATCGCTATCCCGCTGAATCTCTAATTGTACCT is a genomic window containing:
- a CDS encoding cyclase family protein, with the protein product MPHLLDITESYLRTSVAAIAHNIDTNPDTLFDALKGLGELGVLALRIPPEWGGKGVSEDTFQSFQELVAKYSGALAFLQTQHQSAAGMLFDSKNTSLKQEYLPRMSNGEVLVGVGFSQLRRSGDPLISATPVDGGYLLEGQVPWVTGWGIFQYFIVAASLSDGRAVFGMLTFGETKQSLGGYINFSEPMQLAAMTSTNTVTATIKDWFLPDDRILSIKPQNWIQENDKKNVLRATGLVLGCARAGLDIIEAAAINKSFPFIDKAFLSLNNEFAQCRTTIREAQQQTSIELSEKLHLRSWAIELAVRIAHAAITVSSGAANYSHHAAQRVYREALVFTVSGQNTALMEATLERLTRSQTVTRKSEHKTITYSQVIHLSHVIDIDIPQWPGDPPVEFEIVAELEKHGYYLRRFSIGEHSATHINAPKSFYVNGMGIDRYPAESLIVPAVVIDMRDKVADNFDYTLTINDVKNWEQQHGQIPVNSIVLLYTGWQEKWLDKNAFLNQDSEGKLHFPALTSETTQFLIAERQIAGVGIDTHGVDCAQDPTFATNRLVLAQSGIVLENLTNLERLPPIGTILVIGHLRLKDGSGSPAAVIGLVP